Below is a genomic region from Triticum dicoccoides isolate Atlit2015 ecotype Zavitan chromosome 5A, WEW_v2.0, whole genome shotgun sequence.
CTTTTATACTGCCAATTTTGTTGTGTTACAACTATACCGGTGCTAGTTATTTGTACTTAATAAGTGAAACAGAAGCCACAGCATCAGTTTAATTGACAAAATGACAAGCTAGTTATGTAAAGGGAAATGTTGTGAATCTATGTTTGTGGATGCCTACATGAGAAATATCAAACTAGCAGTTTTAGAATTTGGGTGTTTTGTTCTCACACCAGAATCTGATTATGTTATGACGACTGAAAATTCAGAAATAATATGTTCAGAACAGTCACCAAGAAGAATCAGATTAACACAAACTGAATCAACCGCGTATATCGAAATTCAAGAAAGTACATTTCAATTCAACACCTCATGTTAGTACAAAGAGAAGTTCACAGAGTTTTGTTACAAAGAAATTAACTGAAGAAAAGTATGTATCGGTTGCAGAATTGGTAGCAACTTTACATTACCAGCACCAGAGCTAACACTGTCAGAATAGCTCATCAACTGATATTGTGTTGTCTTCCGTCTGATTCATCTGCTACTCACATGCCTCATGCATATTTTACACAAGATGCCGTTTCTACCAAAATGTAAGCCATTGGACGAAAGAAGAACCCATGCTGCCCTTTCTGAATGAAGTttaacacctcccaaaatgttcttTTGCTAATAGAGCAATCCTGATGTCCAATTTGGCACCTGCAAATTTAGGTATAACATACACCGCCAGCAATCCAGATTCTGGATAACTACTTCGAAAACTTGAAGAACTGTTAGATAATGGCAACGAAAACCCGAGCCATATACTGCTAATACTGCTGTTGCGGCATTGTCCGAAACGCCAATACGATCGCAACCCATGAGCTCAATCCTTCTTCTCCTCGAGCTCACCTTCGAAAGCATCATCATTGTTCTCCAATGGAGAATCTTTGATCTCCAGTGACCTCAGGAAGTTAAAGTAGGCGTACTTGATGTCAAACTGCATGTCATACCAGTAGTTAACGGCAATGGTGAGCTCGTTAGGCCCGGGGCTCTGGCTGACATGGTGAAACCACATGCTCGGCAAGTAGAGCATCTCGCCGGCGCGGACGGTGCAACGAATCGGCCTGGGACCCTTGAAGTAGAGCGGGCAGGCTGAGACCTGCGCCGCCATCTCCTCCGGCGACGCCGGGTACGGGTCCACGCTGCTCCACGGCACGACCCTCTCGGGCTCTTCCATCTCCAGCTTGAGCTccggcacctcctccccttcctccaCCGGGACGTAGCCGGCGGCGGGGTAGTCGCGGACGTGGAGGCGGTGGTGCTCGGTGGGGGGCAGGAGGAGGAAATGCTTCTCGCCGGAGAGGACGACGTAGATGTTGTCGTAGTGGTCCTTgtggaaggaggtgacggagcaggcGTTGCCGATCCAGAGGTTGAcggcctcggggaggcagccgagcgCCTCGCTGGCCCAGGGCACGTGCGCGTCCacgtcgccggccaccgccgcgTACTCCCCGCGCAGGCAGTCGTCCTGCTGCTGCGCGTACGCCACCAGGCCGGCGGCCgggtcggagtccctgatgagtcgCACGGCGGCGGGGAAGTCGACCCGGCGGACGTGCGCCGACGCGAAGCACCTGGCGCCGGGACGGCGCGGGTGCGCGGCGAGGGCGTCAGCGCGGCCGTCGGGGGTGAGGTGGACGGAGACGTCGGTGGAGCGGAGCGCGTCCGGGAGGTAGGATTCGGTGGGCCAGAGCGAGGCGGCGGGCcagtggcgggtggcggcggcggagacgaGGAGCGGGCGGCCCGGGGAGACGTGGTCGCGGAGGAAGGCGAGCGGGGTCGGGGGCAGGTCGGCGCGCGCCACGGCGTCCCGGGAGTGGAGGCCCAGCAGCTCGCGCGACTCCGCCCACAGCTCCCGCACGCCGCGCTCCATCTCTCAGGCTGCGCCGCTGGTTTCGCGAattctggcggcggcggcggcggcggcacggcggctCAACGCGCGCCGAACCAAGGGACTGGCAGGCGAGCTGGCCCACTGGGGATACGGGCCAGACCTATGGCTATGGGCTACGGCCCTGGTTTCGTAACTTCTTTATGGGCTGTAATCATGTGGACGTAAAGTTGCAAGGCCTTCGACCCCGTTGCATCCTTGTGAACGCAGGTGATTAATAGCAACGCGAACCCTTTTAGAACCAGTATATATAGCCGCGTCGCAAAGGCTTTTGAGTTATTTGAAAATAATTTGGGAATACTTGATTTTTATTTGAAAAAAGATTCACCAATTTTGGAAGAAAGTTCATCCATTTGGGAAAAAAGTTCGTCAAATGTGAAAAAAGTtcactgaatttgaaaaaaagttcactggGTTTGAAAAAtacttcatcggatttgaaaaaagttcactgattccgaaaaaaagttcatccatttaggGAAAAAAGTTtgtt
It encodes:
- the LOC119302010 gene encoding bifunctional peptidase and (3S)-lysyl hydroxylase JMJD7-like, which translates into the protein MERGVRELWAESRELLGLHSRDAVARADLPPTPLAFLRDHVSPGRPLLVSAAATRHWPAASLWPTESYLPDALRSTDVSVHLTPDGRADALAAHPRRPGARCFASAHVRRVDFPAAVRLIRDSDPAAGLVAYAQQQDDCLRGEYAAVAGDVDAHVPWASEALGCLPEAVNLWIGNACSVTSFHKDHYDNIYVVLSGEKHFLLLPPTEHHRLHVRDYPAAGYVPVEEGEEVPELKLEMEEPERVVPWSSVDPYPASPEEMAAQVSACPLYFKGPRPIRCTVRAGEMLYLPSMWFHHVSQSPGPNELTIAVNYWYDMQFDIKYAYFNFLRSLEIKDSPLENNDDAFEGELEEKKD